ATCATCACACTGATCCACCTTCTGTCAAACTGTGAATACTGGATATCTAATGGAAAGCAGGCTAGCTcgtgtctttctctctcagtgTCCGCGTGCATCACTTTACTGCTGTGTCCGTCATCCACACAATATTATACTTCACCCCCAAAcctaaagaaaaaatatgtgatgacatatgaagagtttggttccaaactatactgttttattgtgttagtgcGCTGTGTTTGTTGAGTCATTATGGCTTCAATCAAAACAaagcaactgcagtttgattgatatgaattggaatgcacaataagaaCTCTTCATTTGTAGTCTATTATCCTTACAAAAATCTATTTGTGTGCtattattatacataataaAACTAAGTTTACTTATAATCTGCCCTACATACTACTTTACGTTAATAATATACTTAAAATTAACCAAAGAATACTTGACTGAAACCGATAGTGATGGAAAAGACTATATTTGGTCTGTACTCCGAATGTAATGTATTCTAAGTATACTTGAGAGGTCGATTCATTTTATTTGACTCACAAGTCAAAATAGcaacaatataaataataataataataatatataaatgacTAAACTATAAACGTTACGGTTACTTACAGGTGAAAGCCTACTTCCAGTATTAAAACGATTAAACTAGTAGTTTACTGCGAGTATACTTAAAAGTGtactttaataaacaaacatcattttcattaaatgtacattttgggcTGAGAgacatttctttacattcacctgctggtttgttgttgttgttttcttaatGACTGTAAACAGCTGTAGTGATCCTTCATAGTGatcaattcattcattcattaggAAAGCAGTAAATCTGCCCTTCACATTCTCCCGCTTATTAACCTGAAGTGTCATTTCACAGCCACTGTTTCACCTGACGTTCAGatcatcatcgtcatcatcatcatcatcatcatctcgcTGTCAGACGAGGAGTTTCTGAAGAAAACTTCAATAAGAGTCACtgtcaataaaacatgatttcatTTCTATGTTAATGCATGAGTTCAATCTGAATAATGTGAAGGGGCTCAAATGGGATTGTATTATGATAAAACCATTGTAAAAAGCCTGGAAATGACTGGAGATGTCAACAATAACACAGAAAAGCCATAAACAACCCTTCACCTGATATACTGAACTCTCTGCTCTCTCCAGGCAAATCAAGAAATCACATTTTGCACAGATTACATGTAGTCTACTTTTAGAGAATGAAATTCGGAATTTAAAGGTGCTCCTGGTCATTTCAGACACCTCGGTGCATCAAATTTCTGCTAAAATCTGGATTTTTGCAGTTACAAATAGCACACCTAAAACGGAAATGACGTGGAACAGACATTAACACCAGTCCAGAATAATGTTAAGAACATCACTAGCAATAAAACAGGAAAGTTAATGAACCCATATGATGTGAATGTATGAAGAAGAGTTTTCAGAACTGGAACAAAACAATCCTTCAGAACTTAAAGGGattcttcacccaaaaatgaaaattctgtcctcatttcctcaccttcgagttgttccaaatttgtatatatgtctttgttctgatgaacacagagtaagatatttggaagaatgcgtataaccagacagatctcgacacccattgactcccatcactctaaaaaaatggtgctatagcactaaaagtggttctttgctcgtaatcaCAGGGGAACTacttttagtgctatagcaCCATATCTTGGTCAGAATGAACATATTCTGTTCATTCTGATCCACAGCAAGCACTGAACTCGGATGACACACATCAGATGGGACTTTCATCTTTAACGTGCCAGTGTTAAACAGATCTTCTCTGTAAACAACATCATGTTTATTTGACTTGTTCAAAAGCTCTGTCTCCTCATGATATTTTCAGAGGTCAATCTCCGGGAACGGACAAAAACATGCTGGAATGTACACtttcaagaaagaaagaaagaaagaatgtgaGGTGACTTCTATCAAGAAAGCAAATGACGTCACAGACTAAATGTGTGAAGAGTCAGACGTGGACTAAAAGTTAAAGACTATAGCGCTCTCTGGTGGACAACTACAAAAACTACACAAGGAATCTTTGGACATTTGCACTTTTTGACAAAAGAAGGCCCTTTCCAGTCTATGTCAAACCTATGTAATCTACTGCCTATGAGACGTCACTCTGAGAATGACGGGGGTAAACAACTAAACACGGTTACTATGAAATTAGCACTTTTGAACATCCGTTCACTAAAACACAAATCCTTTTTGGTTAAAAGGTGTTTACAATTATTTACAGACCTCCCAAATACTCCTCAGTCTTTGCTGATGACTTTTCAGAATCTCCTCAGAATCTGACTGCTTTATATTGCTGGAGATTTTCATCTAGACAaggcagaaaacaacactggaAATGAACTCTTAAATGTTTTCAACACTTTTGATCTGATCTAGCATGGGCACGTCCCACACACAATCATCTGGATTTAAACATTTCATCCACTATTATTAGAGATGTGGCGCTGTCTGatcatttctgtattttctttgatatATCAATCAGTCCTGCCACTGAAGATAGACCCGTCTCTGTAAAAAAGAGATTCATAAATCTCTTTATCAATGCTATGTTTCTGTCATCAAATATATCTGCAGACTCTATGGATGTTCTCCTCGATAGCTTTAATGCAAAAGTGAAAAATGCTATGGATGCCATTGCTCCAGTAAAGGTCGAGGCGATATCTGGCAGGCGTAAAGCACCCTGGAGAAACACACCAGCAGTACAAAGCATGAAAAGAACATGCAGAAAAGCTGAGCGTATGTGGCGAAAAACAAAGCTTGAAGTTCACTATGACATCTATAAAGACAGTCTGCGTGCCTCCTCTTTTTGCAACTGTAGAGAGACTAACAAACCCCCCGAGTCAAGTTCCCAGGGAAATGCTGTCTGATGACAAATGCAATGAGTTTGCAACTTTTTTCCTTGAGAAGATCAATAATATCAGAATGGAAATTAGCAAAACCCCATATGGCACTCAGGTCAGTCTGACTTCATTACAACAACCTCAGAAATTAATAACTTTATCTGTATTTCAGACAATTGATCACAAAACCTTTGAGGAAACGGTACAGCATCTTAAAGCGTCAACTTGCAGCCTTGACACACTTCCCACATCCTTTTTCAAAAGAGTGTTTAACTGTTTAGAAGCAGATCtcctaaaaatagtaaatacctCACTGCTCTCAGGAACTGTCCCAGAGTCCCTAAATACTGCAGTTGTCAAACCTCTAGTAAAAAAGAGCAATCTAGACAAAACCTTACTGTCGAACTACAGACCAATATCAAATCTTCCCTTTATAGGCAAGATCATTGAAAAGGTTGTCTTCAATCAGCTGACCAAATTCTTAAACTCATATGGCTACCTGGACAATTATCAGTCTGGTTTCCGTCAGCATCACAGCACAGAGACAGTGCTCATAAAGATCATAAATGATATTCGATTGGAATCTGATTCAGGCAAAATATCAGTTCTGGTATTACTAGATCTcagtgctgcctttgacacggtAGATCACACCATACTCCTACATAGGCTGGAAAACTGGGAATGGCTTTCTGGGTCGGTATTTAAATGGTTTGGGTCATACCTTAAAGGGAGAGGTTACTATGTGAATCTGACTGGACACCCATGAGTTGTGGTGTTCCACAGGGCTCGATTCTCGCTCCGCTCCTCTTTAATCTGTATATGCTCCCACTTGGCCAAATAATGAAAAGGTAGCAAATTGCCCCCCacagctatgcagatgacactcaGATCTACCTATAGCCCTCTCAcccaatgactacaggcctattGACTCTCTCTGCCAGTGCTTTGATGACATTAACAGCTGGATGTGTCAAAACTTCCTTCagttaaataaagacaaaactgaAGTGATTGTTTTTGGTAACAAGGATGAAACTAACAAGGTAAAAACTCATACCTTGACTCAAGAGGTCCAAAGACACAAAGTAAGGTAAACaatcttggtgtcattttagaGTCTGACCTTAGTTTCAGCAGTCATGTCAAAGCAATAAGCAAATCAGCGTACTACCATCTCAGAAACCTAGCcagaatcagatgttttgtctcaaagCAAGATTTCATcaccagcagggtggattacTGTAATGGACTCCTCACAGGTCTTCCCAAGAAGACcatcagacagctgcagctcatacagaaTGCTGCTGCCAGGACTCTGACCAGAACCAAACAATCTGAGCTCATCACTCCAATCCTCAGGTCCTTACGCTGGTTACCAGTTACTGTTAGAATCAACTtcaaagtattattaactgtctataaatcactcaatggtctaggacctaaatacatttcagatatgcttattgaatataaaccaaACACACTTCTTagatcattaggatcaagtcagttGGAGATAACAAgggttcatttaaaacaaggcGAGTCAGCGTTTAGCCATCACGCCACCCGTAGctggaatctgcttccagacgacatcagatgttcaccaacagtagctacttttaaatccagattaaaacacacttgtttagctgtgcatttacaacctgagcactgtgCTGTTTACATTaactgcacttctatttctcatttctttctcttttgctcatattcttttatatacacactcacatttttaatcaattttattgctgttttattgtctcttaagttgtatttgtgatcttaaatcatttgcattataaagatttttttctctttgtcttatttctctttgtcgatcattttatgtaaatgtttaggGTTATGtttgaattgcccttgtgtatgaaatgtgctatataaataaacttgccttgcctacTAAACTAATTTATGGGTAAAGCATCCAATAGGTGTCCAGAAAAGCATGATGTTTGCGGTTTCATATATCTTTCCAGCATTTTGCTCACAAAGTTGGTTGTGTGCAGAGCTGtaaatctgaatctgaatgGTGACTACTTtatcaaatataatattttttcacaattttAGAGTCACTGCGTGATTCCATTACTTCCATCTGTGTTATTCTATAGACTTTAATGTTTTCTGAAAGTAGAAGTGACTGCTACAAAATGCAGCTATAGCTACAAAAAATCATAAAACCTTAAACTTCCCAGCCCAGATCTTTAACCTTCACATTGAGGAtcataaaactttgaaaaaaaacgTGCTTCATGGTGTAAAGTATGCATTTAATGTGAAGTTTAATTGACTAACCTGTAGTTGCACACGCGTGTTCTCATGTGTTGCTCTCCATGGTACTGAAGCTGAAAGTGGGTTGGACAGagagctgtcaatcattttcaGCTGGTACATGAATAACAAAAACCACCAACCAAAGGATTGTGAAAAACTACATATATAGGCCTAAAAAGTTCCATGTCACTTATATCAAAGTTAACAAAGACCTAATGTAGCAACACTACACCTGTAACGTCACCTGATCCGAGTACACCTCCATtcaatactaaataaaaataataaaaaacccaTACCAGTTTTAGTAGTACTTAAAGGGGACACGTTTTCCAAAGAGCTAATGCACAGCTAATTTCCACCAaaatttacataataaaataaaataaacatgtgtgAGAAGAATGTGCTAAATACATTAATGGggaaaattaataataatgatcgataatacattttcatgtcatAATACAACCCCGTGTCATTCATTTCAGCTTTACTGTACTTCTgcatcaataaaaaaatgtgttattattttatagcCTACTCATGAGGCCATTAAATGGATAATACAAATTTAAAACACGATTTCTTTAGCTGAACTTTGTGAATAGACTCGTGGGGCGTGTGTGACTTATCGTGTGTTCAGTTGTCGACATCTGCTGTCGGCTCAGAGAGCATCATTCAGCAGCGGGTACCGCAGCATCTTCCACACCCGCATCAGCCCCGCGGCCTCCCCTGCGGGAATCAAAACAGCCATCACGCACACATGTCCGACGAGGACCTGCAAACACGACACAAAGGCCCTCGTACAAGAGGCGTGAAGCGCATTGTTCTTTTTTCAATGGCGTCTTAATTCGCGCGCGAGGAATGGCAGCTAATCAGAGGCTTTGTGAATCCGTTGACACGTCACCCTGCTCAGGTTTTCAATGCATGCGTTTGTGTTCTTGTGTTTAGAGCCGATGGTCGTGTGTTATTGTGTTAAGAGCCGATCCAAACGCCGCGGATGTTTTAACAGTCGTCCTCGAGACGACGCGTTTGCGCGCATATGCATTAGCAGGTGTGGTTGCAAACAGGATTGCGCGTTGTAATTTCACAACGCGTGTGGAGAAAGGACAGTGATGTGAAAAGGCTGTGAGTGCATTGCTCTGTGTCATTGCTGTGGTCCACACCCGTCATGTCTCCTCCAGCATCAGCTGAATCCAGCACCACCACCGTctgtgaggaggaggaggacacCGACAGTCCCAGAGAAGAGGTATTTattctgtatatatacagtatatataggcTACGTATATATTCACTCATACCTGCTTATGTTAGCATTTTCTCTCATGCTAGAGCAGAGATGTCACTGTGACTAAACATGATCTGTGGGTGTGTGCAACGCTGAAGCTTCAGTGCAGTAGATGCAGAGATTGGCTTTATGATCAAAGAACAGATCACAGGTCAGGCCACTTCCACAGAAAAGCAAACCTTTTGCTGTTTTACTCGATAGAGATAGTATTGAAAATGAAGACTTACATGACATAAAATTATGCACACTAATTTAATCTATATATATCCATAGGGTCCATTTTAATGCTGGATAGGCTCCAGACTTCAAATGACTGTACTCTAAAAAATTACTCATAGTTGGGTATAATGTGGATCACTGGTTTAAATGAACCTGGACAATGAcgatatttgacccaaccatgggcaCTGTTTTAGAATGCAGGGATGCGCTGGCTTCTAAATTGAAACCTTGAGGAGCCAAATGACCTTTTATGTGTTAAATTACACTATAGGGATCATATTAACTCTGTTTAAAAGAAACACttcaataatcatgtttttattgtgaatttcaagtaatattaatcaaactgcagttgggttgttttgattaagtgtaataataactcaaaaggATACAGCTAACAAcatgataacatcataaaaacatgatttggggaaaatctttaaaaactgacgtttttttgtttttgcaaataaacgcTTTATTTGTACTACATTACCGTCCCTGCATTTGGTAAGAATTTGAATTGATATGTGAAAAAACACAAGAGTCAAATGTTTCCTTGTCACCCACCGTACAGCGGGGCCGTTAGGTTATTATAATAGTTTCACAATATACAAACAGATGTGACAATGGATAAAACATAGCTTTTAAAACAAGATGTGTTCATGGTATTTAAGACATGTGTGACCAGGCCTGTGAAAACCAAgctaaaaaacatgttttctacATCAAATAATTCGACATAATGTAAAGGACATTCTGGGAAAATATAAATGAGTTATCTTTGAttaaggccatgtcaaaaatAGAAATTGTCGAGAAATTAATGGTGGAAATCAATcgtaaacacattttaattgattgagactttagcctggatttcacattTTTGTGTCTCTTATGTGCTGTTATTAATTTACattatgtgtactgtatattatcataatcttttacatttagtcatttagcagacgcttttatccaaagcgacttacaagtgaggtaaacaatggaagcaatacaaataaaaaccatCTCCCATAGAACTATTGAAATTGATCAATTTGTTCCTGCCCAAATATCAACCAATAAGAGTGCATTCAGCGTTTATGCATATTCACGTTTTGTCACAAATGCAATGCGTGCTGATGCTGTTATCTTCTAAGGCTTCTTTGGttttaacatcattttttaccatttttgtttttaaatctcatttaagccgttaccttttctttctttctctcgtgTGAGCAGCAGAGGCCGGTGAAGCAGTCGCTGAGTAAGTCCATGTGCAGAGAGGTGTTCTGGAAATGCCTGCTGCTCTCCACGCTCATGTACGGCTGCGTCGGAGCCATGGTCTGGTGCCACGTCACCCGGGTCACCCGCTCCACCATCATGACGCCTGTCACCTACTACGACAGCCCCTGCTCGGACGGCTACATCTACATCCCGCTGGCCTTCCTGGTCATGCTTTACATCGTGTACCTGGTGGAGTGCTGGCACTGCCACGCCAGAAACGAACTCCAGTACAAGGTGCACGTGGAGGGCATTTACGAACGGGTCCAGAGGATGCAGCGGGCCAAGCCGTGCATCTGGTGGAAGGCCATCAGCTACCACTACGTGCGGCGGACGCGGCAGGTGACGCGGTACCGCAACGGAGATGCCTACACCACCACGCAGGTGTACCACGAGAGAGTGAACACGCACGTGGCCGAGGCCGAATTCGACTACGGCCACTGCGGCGTCAAGGACGTGTCCAAGCAGCTGGCGGGTCTGGAGAAGTCCGCCATCACCAAACTGAGGTTCACCAAGTGCTTTAGCTTCGCCAATGTGGAGTCGGAAAACTCCTACCTGACCCAGCGGGCGAGGTTCTTCACCGACAACGAAGGGCTGGACGACTACATGGAGGCCCGGGAGGGGATGCATCTGAAAAGTGTGGACTTCAGAGAGTACACCATCGCCTTTTCCGACCCGGACCGCCACCCCTGGTACGTCTCCAACTACGTCTTCTGGGCAGCCGCCTTCCTCACCCTGTCGTGGCCGTTGCGGGTGCTGACGGAGCACCGCACGGCTCACGTCCACTTCCGCGTGGAGAAGCTCTTCGGCCCCGACTACGTCCCGGCTACGCCGTGCGACGAGCAACCCTACAGCAGACGCATCCCTAGGGTCAACACCATAGACAGCACCGAGCTGGAGTGGCACATTCGCTCCAACCAGCAGCTGGTGCCCAGTTACTCCGAGGCGGGTCTGATGGACCTGGCCCAGCGCTCGGGAGGGCTCCGGCAGAACTGCGAGCGCTGCCACCGCGCCATCAGCAGCTCGTCCGTCTTCTCCCGCAGCGCCCTGAGCATCTGCAATGGCAGTCCACGTGTCCCCTTCAGCGCCAGCCGCTTCTCTCTGGGCCGTCTGTACGGCTCGCGCCGAAGCTGCTTCTGGAGGAGCGGGAGCCTGGACGACCCCGAGAACCCCGGCGAGAACACCCGCTGCCTGTCCGGACGAATCGCGGCCGAGGAGGACGACCCGCCGCCGTACCAGGACGCCCTTTACTTTCCGGTGCTCATCGTGCACTGTAGCGAGAGCTGCCCAAACCATCGCTCCTTCCACAGGAACAGCTCGTGCGTGGAGACGTCGTTATGATCTCGTAAACCTCTCTGCAACACTTGACACCTCCTGAAATACAAGACACATTGTGTTGCTCAGGAAGCATATGTCCGTATGCTTCCATCATTCACAAACACATCCAACGCACGTTCatagcaatacatttttttgctacAAGTCGAGaactcaaaacaacaacaacaaagcaaaaacatgacCGTTCAgacgtttttctttttattatgaaCCATTGCACTTGAGGTTACGGCAGTGAATGTGTTCACCTGTTGATTTCATAAACAGACAGTATGAAATAAAAGTATTATGGGTAATTTATCATCAGGCAGAACTGTATACTGTTATTACGTCTATAATGGCGATGTCAACAATGAATATCTCAAACCatttataaaacaacaacatattaCACATTTCAGGCTATGCAACTATGAATCTCTGATATGTTATGCCTTTCAAATGTATATAGCCTGTCATTGACTGTTAAAGCTTTCTTCTGTGTATGTAATGTACAAACTATTTAATGATGAACTGAACGCTTTAGCGTGTTCGTGAAGCCAGCTGTTATTTAGTGAATGTCCTTGGGATTAGTGGCACCTGCTATGTGCTCTTTAAATAGCATTAATGCCAATTCTATAGACGgattcattttaacaacataaacaaacgttactgcgcatgcgcacttttgtgaccccccccaactgaacttccggtatacattcacaaacaatagagcactggagattatttctgataacaatcaaaagaaaccgagcgTTACGTAGTTAACCGTGTCTAGAATTTCGACTGCGATACCAATCTCAACCGTTAGATGTCAGTGTGCCACACGCtctctttaaatgcgacaaaactacaggacccattcaacaaactgtctatttaatcaaatgaacatacaacaaaattcaacaaattgtttatttaatactaatacaattattatacagtaaaataataatacaaatgaatctTAACATAaaccaaataacatataaatagctattttattagacactagccaaacacaaaccggaagttaactgggggttcgatgaaacggtctatttattcatttagcagacggttttatccaaagctacttacaGAAGAGGGTAAAAAATGGAAgaaattggaacaacataaggacaacaaaaagcataagtgctgCTATACAGGCGGAAGATTCTGAGGAAAAGACACAACGGCTTTGTCAACAACATGGAGATTTCTTTATGCAGCTCTAGATTATTTGCATCGCTCATTAATCAAAGCTGCGGAATACTTTCTGATAGCTTCATCATTCCTGATACGATGCTGGAGAGACGTACAGACCCTCAGAGGCGCTCTTGAGCATTCCAAAGACATGTTTTCAATCTTGTCTGTAGTTCAGCGTATATATCTGTGGTCTGTTGCCTTTGACGTCTGAAGGTTGCGAATGTATTTTTCATAATATTTGCGTCCTTACACTTTTATACTGCCTGGATAATGTATATCATATCACGAACGCCTTTATGTAGCACACATTAAACAGACATGTTACAGTAAACAGATGTAAACTCACCGAATAAACTGCGTGTGGGTTCATACAGATGTCATGTGTGTTGAAATGGCACGCAAGCCTGGAAACGAGATAAAAGGCCATTTCTTTACATAGAAACTCGATTCATGCACACAATTCATCCGTGTTTGCTATTACAATGaatttgtttttgtcatgtttcaTCAAAATGTATGAACTTGCTGAATATCTGAAACAAACTAAAGGATAAAGTTGACTCGTATTCTGGAGTAAAAGCATCATCACACCAGGATGGATAGAGGCGGCGCTGTTAAAGCGCATTAACACAAACACGCCACGAGATGGCAGCAGAGCTTCAATCAACATTTATGTCCAACAGGTTATTTTTGgtgttttataaaaacatcaGTTTAATTGGTCAATCCTATATATCTGTAGATTTATAAAAGTAtcttgaaaaaatgaaatctgAATAATAACCAGTTGCATACAcagttgaatgaatgaaaaggaTATTAGAGGTTTGTTTGAACTATATATATGTTTGGATAGTACATGTATGTCCCCTGACAgggttttgtgtttaattcaaAGGAAAAACTGCAGGAATAACTGGTTGCTGGATGACTCTACAGAGAAAGACTGAAGCACTGGAATGGTTGAAGAGGTTTTTaaatcttgtgtttgtaaagTGTACACATACAGGGTTGAGTGCAGATGTCGTCTTTTGTGTGATCTAGTCAGAAAGCTCTCCGGTCTTTTGAACTATTGATTGACAATGAATGACAGAGGatatattaaaacaatgtttttgttatcaGGCAGCCGGTCTCACCTTTGGTAAATATAGCTGTTTGTTCACAGATACCTCCACTCAGGGTCAAAGTGACTGGGGTGAGGCGCTCGAGgtttaaaaccaaacaaaacagcaGATCATCATCATTAGTACctctttcttttactttcaGCGTACCTGACAGTGCCTAACAACGAGTACAAGAAACGGATTGATGACTGAAAATGTTCAAACCGAAACAAGTTATCAGTAATCATTTCAAAGGAACCAGACAGATGTACTGCTTATTAAAATGTTACCACAGTATCACAATGATTTGGGGACGAGATATCCTAGTAACACCATGTTTTTGGACGCCACCACACTATTCATATATGTCTCTTTTGTATTCAATGcaacaaaaacatgacgacaAGTCGTCTGCTTGATTCAATTATTATGAATTAGGTATACTTTGGCTTTGCAACACAACTTTGTCAGCACCCTGTCCTTACGTACAGTACAGATGACATATCACGTGTTAATATTTAAGAAGAAGATGTATCATACACACTGTAAACAAACTGCTTCACACGACACAGACAGATGTAGACCACAACACCCACTTCAGCACAGACTGCGTTTTTTAACACAACATTACTGTGCAGCTTCCGCGTGGGGTGTAAACTGAGCAACGagatcattaatatgctaaatgatATAAAGCGTTCATTGATATTTCCCACATTTGTTTGCTGGGATGTTTATTTGTTGAGTTGTGTTTCCTATAGTGTTTGCTTGCCGTGTGTAGTTTTGTTTACAGTGTTGTCTTTGTGGAGGGTAGATAAGCGCGCgcgcggtgtgtgtgtgtgtgtgtgcgcgcgcgtgtctAGCCTACT
This genomic window from Triplophysa rosa linkage group LG10, Trosa_1v2, whole genome shotgun sequence contains:
- the tmem151bb gene encoding transmembrane protein 151B; the encoded protein is MSPPASAESSTTTVCEEEEDTDSPREEQRPVKQSLSKSMCREVFWKCLLLSTLMYGCVGAMVWCHVTRVTRSTIMTPVTYYDSPCSDGYIYIPLAFLVMLYIVYLVECWHCHARNELQYKVHVEGIYERVQRMQRAKPCIWWKAISYHYVRRTRQVTRYRNGDAYTTTQVYHERVNTHVAEAEFDYGHCGVKDVSKQLAGLEKSAITKLRFTKCFSFANVESENSYLTQRARFFTDNEGLDDYMEAREGMHLKSVDFREYTIAFSDPDRHPWYVSNYVFWAAAFLTLSWPLRVLTEHRTAHVHFRVEKLFGPDYVPATPCDEQPYSRRIPRVNTIDSTELEWHIRSNQQLVPSYSEAGLMDLAQRSGGLRQNCERCHRAISSSSVFSRSALSICNGSPRVPFSASRFSLGRLYGSRRSCFWRSGSLDDPENPGENTRCLSGRIAAEEDDPPPYQDALYFPVLIVHCSESCPNHRSFHRNSSCVETSL